The genome window GTTGAAATCTCCAAGAATCATAAGATTTGAATATTTAGGAACATGTCCTCCATGAATTCGAAAAATTATGTTACAAATTGATGTTCAGTCCCTAATGATTGTGGTCTGTAAACGCCAATTacattaattgtaatgtttttgagAATCAGTTGCCATATACCATGTTCAAATGTCCGGGTTTTACTACTTGACACTTTTCGTACAGTAACCCCAGTCCGACAAGTAAATGCCACTCCGCCGCCTGTTCTATTTAAACGATTTACAGTACTCATTGTATAACAATTTTGATTTAAGTCTGAGGTATCTATTTGGTGTTGCTTTTCATCTGAGAACCAGGTTTCTGTGAATACTGCAaagtcgattttttttttctctcaaatattgaccaatcaaaacatcTTGGTTCTGACAACAGAATGACAGTTCAATGTAAGGCAAGATATTTTTTCGTTTAGACCATTTAGTGTATTGCATTTCTTGGGgtatgagaggttgtttaagttTGCATCTGAAATGTTTTGTGTGCTGTGTCTTTTCAAATATGTTACAGTTTGAATTTGTGATGGTAAACTTtgtagattatttaaatttactccACTATTTGTGTCCCATACACGTAACTCTTGATCTCTACCGCCTCGGGTACCTCTATATTTCAAAAGATTGTATTGCTTTAAAATGGTTAACGTTCCTTTGTTTGGTATTGTGTGATTTCTCGACACTGCAGATAAATCCAATAATTGCTATTTGTGATGTAACCTTATTCGATAATTATTTTCGAATATGTACAATGTTCCAAATTTCGCCatataaatgtaaacaagaaTAGTGTGTTCGAACATGGCAGTGGGTTTTTATAAGGATAACGTCCGTAGGTTGCCATTTAggtaaatttaatttgtttttgaagtGTATTCATCGCTTTCTGTAATTGGTCACGAACGACGTCTTTTTAGTGGTGCGCACTGATCGGCTGCGGAGAACTGTGGTTGTGTTTAATAAGGGGTGCATATTAACTCACAGAACGGTCATAGCAAAATTATCAatggctctgggagtccgtttatgtGGACTATCTCAATCTTTGAAAGAACAAACCTTTTATAAACGTATACATAAACATACCTGTTAATTACATATTCTGTAAATGAAAACACCcctattttaaaaaagtttttttttcgaatAATATCTTACGGATTTATAATGTGTACATTTCAATTTGAAGTTATCCTAGCAATTCTGGTTTTTGCATTCAAAGGGACCGTCAACAACGAaagacgaaaaaagaaaagttctaaattaccgtatttattacaattataagtttacatttattaaaatatcacgactggtatataacataacttgaaaaaagatGTTACGTTTTcaaattttcagtatattcggcaaTAAATTTTACTGCGTACAGGTACCAGGTtgctaccagttaactataaataacacaagtagattgatcatcatcgtcacgagTTTAACCCATGAATGCAAATGGCGCATGCgtaatgaattgtatatattttatatataaaaaggatcaatctacttgcgttatttaaagtgtgcatatcgttatgtcacctattatCACGATGTACTTTCGATGCTACACCTCGAATGATTATTattgaatatactgaaaatatgaacttttttcaaggaatgtaatataccagtcgtgatattttaatcaatataaactattaattgtaaaaatacggtgttttatttttttttccttttttcgtaATTCGTGGTTGACTTCAATCTGGAAACTTCAACCAGATCAAAATAAAAAAGCACTAAGCGTGTTGCAAAGTCAATCTTCAACTGTCAAGGGGTTAAATGTTGCAATGGAACCTGTCTTATTTGCAGTTTTGTTCTGACATTTACTCAAGGTCTAGATAACTTAAATGTTTTTTACGGGAAGGTGTTTCATTATATCTCGGTGGTCTGTCTGACCTCACCCCTGGCCAGTCGGCTGAAGAATGCCTAGGGTGGAAAATTGTAACCATCAAGCTACTTTGCAATGTGACCAGGATGTTCTTATCGTTTGGCCAAGTTCAAAACTCGGTGAGGTGGGGTGAAAAACTAGGCCTTTATGCCAAATGAAGAAAAAActgtgtgaacactctagagggcacattcaTTTTAACGATTATTCCGGATAGGGTTGAAAACAAAGTATGTAGGTAAAATAAGTAATTCTGATCATCAAGaacaatacataataataattataaaacatgtcaATAGATGCATTTATTCCACACATGCATATTTATACAAGTACATATAGTTTCttaaggccagagttttttaattaaaagattttcggatttttttccaaaacatgtccagtaggaggacggaaaaaaaaaaaaaaaagatggtgaccaaacatgcactatgctaaaaatgttatagtatgaagttctttgtatatttcatgaccaaaataataaatgtcaatgaaatttattatgttctaaacattctcatacaaatctttagcaataaacacatttattatagGACCTGGATTTCATTCATACGAATATAATTATAGttgcataattttcttttatccgaaacagtttctgttacaaatgaaaatgcacaaacacgcaaatatgtcttttgcaagtaattccttttaagacaaaatgaacatctgaattaaaaaaaactctggcaaagtcaatcttcaaattaaaaaaatcttaatctGTCGTCCAATCCCCCATGTCACTGCCTAGGCACTTTAATATTCCTCTATTAAATCAAcatcttttatatgtaattcaaAAATGAAACACGCCAAGTGTTGCTcgagtattaaaagaaaatacaaaccaaaatctattagttacaaaattaacaagacTAAGCTTGTgatggtttaatatttaaaattgtaaaacacaaaGCTGTACAAGTTTCCCACTACAATCTTATAGCAAAGAGGAATTATGTAGAGATAgaataacacatatttaatacattgcACCTTGAAAAAAGTGGCTACAGTATGTCCTTCAATGTTACATTTTGATGAAAAACAGATCTTTTAAAAGTCACTATAAAAGTCACATATACCACCTTGCCAAGACTATCaaaacagatttgtattttatcaattataaagcaattaaccctttgcatgcttggaaatttgtggtctgctaaaatggcGTCTGCTGAATTGCAACaatttattagcattttctttgattttttttcaaagaatactatcagaattgcaaacagttttgatcctgataagacgccacgttctgtggcgtctcatctggatcaaaaactgtttgcaaaggccttcaaaattcggttctcacactgaaagggttaatataaaaaataaataaaatcattatttttggtcagcctgctaattgcaatgacaggtttgccaaataatgaatatattgcatatattaaattgtaaaatttcttaaataatttacaaatggtTTACCTGGCGGATGGAAGGTAGCAGTAATTCCTCCTCATAGCCATTAGGAcatcaaatgcattttcttttataatactacGATCCTGTGGGGTTTGGTACTTTAAAATAGCATGTATGCATTTCGATTCGCTCTCGACCAAAACATTCACTGGCATAGATGGGTCACACTTAACCTTATCTGTGTCAATCATTGTCTTAGACGCTTCAAGTGATGCGATTTCGTCGTGTTCATTAACATGTTTGCGCACAACATCGCCAATTGATTGGTCACTAGTggctttgataaattgttttgttgttttagcatCCTGGTAAATAATAAGTCCAAACCAGAATAAAGTCATCGGGGTCTCGCCACCATTTTGaatgttttcagtaaaaatgatCGATGTTACAGAAGCGCTTATGATACATTTACACGCGATATCGGTaaacgctttaaataaattaattctcTAAAACCCGACACGCGTTTTGTGTCTAAAACCCGGCTTTTGGCACCCGAAAAAAAAATCCgagattgaaattatataaaaaaaattttttttggtttcgtcaaaaataagagtcggcgggtccgaaaatatatttattaaaaaactctggcctaatTCAGCAGGAAATACTTTGCGTGGTTTCCTGCGAACCTCGGTATCGCACAAGCCTTGTAATGTACATTGCATTGGTCGGAGCTTTAAGAGTTTAAAGATAAACATGATCATTAATCTTTATTTTCACCAGACAAGGATTTTACCGCTGTGTATAATATTTGGTACATACTCCGGTGCGCTTATTTGAGTCGTGAATCCAAACACCGTCACCAACTGACAACATACGCTTTCTGGCTAAAGGATCATTATGTCGCATCTGGTACTGTGACCTATTGTGGTGTACTTTACGTTCCTTTGAGTTAATTATACAAGCTCCTCTTAAATGGACTCAGCATATGGATTGTATGTTTGCTGATGCATGCGATCATCATACTGTGGAGGTAGTCGAATACTTGTCTGAAATTGGAGAATTATCTCTCGACCAAGAGCCATCGTATTTGCAGTCAGGCAAGTGCTAGCATGTTTAGAATAGCAACATACCGTCACAACTTGTAGTAAATATCGGTCCCTGTTACGGTCATTCTGATTGAAATGCATCAATAACGTGCTGTCTATTGTACGACTGAACGTTCAAAGATTCCAATGCCCTAAGTGATTAGAGCAAACGATTTTGTGGAGCAAATGTGTAAGAGGCTTCATATCAGAAAAAGATTTTGAAGTGACTTTTGTTATAAGATCAGAATGAATATAATGTGGAGCGCTTAACACTTTGATCAAAAACTGCTTTATCCACGTGTATGACCCATTGATAAGGCAACTCAATAGTATCCGTGTATCGGTTGAAACAGTCACAATTACACAGACCACAAGCATTCTCAGAATCTGATATATGGAGTGACACATAAATTACAGCAACTCTTTCCATAGGACCATAGGTTTTAGCTTCAACAAGAGGTAGTTTGAAAGTTTTCAAGAGGAAGATTCCGTACATGTTTAACAATACTTTACATTATCTGCCTTCATAACAGGCCAGTAATGGGTTTGGCGTACTTCATTGAGCGTCTTGGTTAACTACTGAGTGAATATCTGGACCAGCTAGTACATAcatcattaaacatttaataaacacaacGTTAAAGGCTTCGCTTATGCTTTATTTCTCTATGTTATTACGCATTTGTTATCTATCCAACAACCGGCTCATCAATCCAACAACCGGCTGATCTATCCAACGACCGACTGATCTACTTGCTCCCTGCAAAACAACATAATCTTAATTACactcaaattaacaaaatacatttaaataaaactacgTCTATCTCAATACAATGCAAAGTTGACATtcttaagcgatttttacaagTTTGACGTTCTAATGGCAATTTAAGCTGTCATACACTCGAAATGCACTGTGACTCAATGTACGTACGATGGTTTTACTCGAAATTCTCGGGTTATCTACCTTTGACACATCGGGAATCTATCGAATTCACAATTGTCATCATCCCATCGCAATTGCGAGTCATCTCGGAAAATGTTGAGGCAATGTTGGCCCGGACCGGCGTTATCTGGCTCATTCGGGGCCCAGTTAAAGTAGGTTAGCACCTCCTGGCTACCAGGGGCAAGGAACGTACCTTCCTGAAGGATGTCGGACCCACCGATCCAGATCTGAGAAGACTGGATTTGACCTGCGATGAGTGAGCTGGCATTTACAAGCTGCCGCAGATAACAATGAaacattctttaaaaacaaatccgCAAATTTCAATCATCTGTCGTTTCATATTTTTGCTCTAGAAcctacaataatttttaatatgcATATCAGAAGTAAGTGTTATCCCACAAGCTTCGGTTTGAGCTTTTCTGTGGATTTTGTTTCGAGTTCTTTTTGCAGGTACATTCGTGTCAGTAGATGTTGATATATGTCCTGACCATGTGTGTGTGGATAGCATTATTAAACATTAGTATATTGTTGCGTTTCATTTCACTTACTCATGGTTCTGTTGATTGTGTCTTTCTCTATTTCACATTTAATATCGGTATATAACTAACTAATGCGTTAGGGGACAGTGGTTTGTATATATTTCGATGCATTGTGATGTGTCACTCATGTGTGTGTGGATTTATGCCTGTCTCGTATTTATGTGTCAACAGATGACTGTGTGTCACTTACTCATGTGTCTGCGGATGTAGCTATCTATGAGGTTCTCCTCTTCCCGACTCCGTATCACAGCAAGGGATGCTCCCGCCATATTGCAATACGTCTGCAACGACACTTATAGTTATCTGCTATGtatattgatgttttattttcaatatttgataGGTTTCTTCGTTGCTTTGATTTCAAAAGGTATTAAATTCCCTACCTTTCCCTCGGCATATGATCCCATCACCTTCAGAATGGTGTAGCAATGGTCCCCCAGGGCCTCGAACCCGGCCGGGCAGTAGCCGTGCACTGTGGAAGTAGACAGAGAGACGGGCGAGTAGGATAGCATAGATTGATGTTTGGAAAATACTGAACATTGCTTGGATCACTTGTTAATTATGATAACGacgcatgtttaaaaaaagaaataatatgatgataataataataataattattattattattattattattattattattattataataataataataataataataataagtttaataataataataataataataataataaaaaaaataataataataaaataataataataataataacaatactaataataataataataataataataataataataataataataataataataataataataataataataacaataaagcTTCAATATATGCACGAATTTagatttgatttaaaataaaagttcgtACCATTGTAACGTGTTTCTTATCAAAAGTATTAAGATGATACTTTAATTGAGTTTACATTCCTTTGTCATGAACTTTTTGAATATACTGAATCGCAAAATGTACTCCAGTTGATACAATTTCAGGACAAGGCGTGTGAttgaacaataattttcaaacatgttcgTACTCTTTGGCAAACAACCCAAAGACCCGCGAAAACTAAGCGATAATATCTAAATATAacggaaaataataataatgaacattttCAACAATTTGTTAACAGtgatatattgttgtttttaccTACAACGGCAAGCGCTGAGAGAGCCGCAGACAAACTAATCCACATGCTTAGGTGCACATTAGTTTAACAAATTATAGTGCAATTGCGAGTTATGGTCGACTTACGTGAAGAATTGATTACAACGACTCACTTTCTTATCTTGTTATCTATGTGTGCTGCATCAGAGGTGTTCTATTAAGGAAACATAATAGTCGCAGGCTATCGAAACGTCTGGTCTGCCGGTgcacaaattaaatataatattatgtgtagttctggctaccataactttaaatgtcgctttttatgatttttgactggcgcgactttatacaggtctgttccccaaggatctattttaggacctcttctatttcttatttacgttaatgatctttcgctagatctaacatgtgattctgcaatttatgctgatgatacaacattgcacactgtgggaacaaatattcaaacacttcaaaataagctacaaacaaatcttttaattgtaaatgattggtgccaaactaataacataattattaatccactacttgtatggtattagggtcaaaacggaaagctcaaaacataacagatctaaaacttaaaatttcagatacggtgatcaattcagtaaattgtcaaaaacttcttggcctttatattgacaataccctatcttggaaactacacattaacagcgtttgttcaaaaatgtcatcacgaatgtttcttttgcaaaaaataaaatcatatttaacccttgaaatgcgtaagctcttctataatggttatatctcacctatatccgactacgcatgcgttacctggagttcagcggccaaaacggaaattaatagaatagtcaaaagcGTTGTgctgcacatattttaaataaaaagtacaacactaattcaaaaacactatttacagatctaaaatggttgactttcgaacagcgtaatcactatttcacgtcagttattgtatttaaagcatttcacaatcaaaccccaacatacatacgtgaccttttgacaccttcacaaaataatcactttAACTTGCGATCTttcgaaaagggggatttaaagctagtgcgaatacccaaaacaaactatttcaaacaatcgtttgaattttctagcaaaacaatttggaattcgttaccccaatctatacgtcaaacaaacaatttaattacatttaagaaaacattaaaagcttatgtttcttccacactttatgaaattaACTGAACATGCttgatgttgttttagtaaataacattagtttaatgtttaaatactgttcttgcataaatggttattgtagttttatgtctgtcatttgtttttaattataatatatatcattatatgtccATGCATATATGAtcctttatgttttgttcttattgctcaagatgaaatatgatgtatttgttgtaaattgtatcttgttagaagaccttgttgaaaataagaaatttcatctgatgtatttcttaacaagtctatcttctttaaataaagattttattattattttattattattattattattattattattattattatataaactgtacgctgaagtttctttagctatattatgtgacgtcgtcagcgaaactcagtcttgtgtacgctgacgttAATGTCGGGAAATCGCGCGATTAAAATCTGGTATAAAAATGCGCTGgatattttgtcttttttatacaTATTCGCGTCTCATAGTTTTGAAATTTTCAACAAAAAAGCATGAATATGTCCTTTAAGCACTGGTACAATTGGTGGTTTGtaatccatttttttttcaaattattccccttgaataaatcgggactcctcggacaattccgccataacggcgatcgtgtggtgtagcccactgtccgatgcgttcagattgcccTTGAATGACAGAGTTTCGTTTGAGCAGTTCACATGTAGCGCCACCTGTGTCACAAGAATAAGATAGGTAAGTGAAAGAGGTTTACAGTCAAAACGGCCCaagtcaaaacggcccctagtcaaaaTGACcgaaaacttggtcaaaatgaccgaaaacttggtcaaaacggacccaaatttggtcaaaacggccccactttggtcaaaacggccccaaagACAGTTTTTAAGTTGGTCAAAACGGACCCAcatttggtcaaaacggccccacatttagtcaaaacggccccacagATAATCAAAACTGCCCCACatttagtcaaaacggccccacagATAGTCAAAACGAAATCGAAAATCAGAAGAAAAGATATATATGAAATGTACTTCTGTTATTTTCTTAGTTAAGTCTGCAATTACAACTTTAAAGGATTTAGTTTATTTTACGTATGAAAGGCTGTGCGTTTCACTGGGGCCAGGCCGTGTTCAGACATGTTCAGGTAATAATTCCATATTTTATTAGTACCACTTAATATGGATAATTTCGgtgtttattaaaatgaaataatttccgGTTGTTTGCTTCTTATGTCACATTTTCGAATTATTCATTATAAATGTCAAGTTGTgttgacttttattttattaaattacagAGCCTAGAGCTGACTACCGAGTACATGAGCGAGACCGGCACTTAAGCCTTCATTCGACAGATGCTCTGCCTTCCGCTACTACCAGCGGAACACATTCGTCCGACATTCGACATGATGAGCGGACTGAACACGGCGCCGCACATCACCCCATTGTTAGATTACATGTCCAACACATGGATAAACTCAACGGTGTGGCCAGTCGAGTCCTGGTCCGTATATGGACAGACGGTGCGAACCAACAATGACGTGGAAggtaatttttttctttattttacatattattattattattattattattattattattataattacgtATGGACACATTATGCTAATATTCTCATTAACTGTTATATATTTTTAGGTTGGCACAGACGCCTGAATCGTCGGACTGGCTGCGCTCCACCACTCTATACCCTCATCCGAACCATCCACGAATAGGTGATGGAAGTAGAGAACATGATTGCGCTTGTCAATGAGCAGCAGCTGCAGAGGATCCAGTGGAAAGCCAGTCGGTCGATTCAGGCCAAGTTGTTTGCTGCTTGGGAAGAGTAAGTAGaagatatcaaaataaaattttattggtgtattattttttttataaaagtttgGTACGCATAACAGTATTTCATTTAGCGTAATTTCGTTCTTTAAAAAGAATTCTTATATCTTTGTAACTTATTCTTTCAAGTATGGTTTAACGAAATATATCAtggttttaattttgttatttcagatACAGGGCCGGGACGCTGTCCACGAGTGGCCTCTTGAAGAGGTGCAGTACGTTCTACAGACCAGTGGTACCCAAGAGACCAGAGGAAGTTGAAATGAATGAGTGATGAACTTATTAATGACTGAAATCAATCAAGATATTGATTTAGCTGGGGGTTTGTGCGTTTGTTTTACAGTGTTGCTAGTGTGAAACACTGAAACATTTTCGTTATTTCTTGTCAATTATTATGTTCGACAACTATTAGAATGTAATTGATACAAATAgaacatttttttcac of Dreissena polymorpha isolate Duluth1 chromosome 15, UMN_Dpol_1.0, whole genome shotgun sequence contains these proteins:
- the LOC127860316 gene encoding perlucin-like isoform X2, which gives rise to MHGYCPAGFEALGDHCYTILKVMGSYAEGKTYCNMAGASLAVIRSREEENLIDSYIRRHMSQIQSSQIWIGGSDILQEGTFLAPGSQEVLTYFNWAPNEPDNAGPGQHCLNIFRDDSQLRWDDDNCEFDRFPMCQREQVDQSVVG
- the LOC127860316 gene encoding perlucin-like isoform X1 translates to MWISLSAALSALAVVVHGYCPAGFEALGDHCYTILKVMGSYAEGKTYCNMAGASLAVIRSREEENLIDSYIRRHMSQIQSSQIWIGGSDILQEGTFLAPGSQEVLTYFNWAPNEPDNAGPGQHCLNIFRDDSQLRWDDDNCEFDRFPMCQREQVDQSVVG